Sequence from the Peromyscus maniculatus bairdii isolate BWxNUB_F1_BW_parent chromosome 11, HU_Pman_BW_mat_3.1, whole genome shotgun sequence genome:
ACCATCCCCGCCCCAAAGTACCAAGATTCCTTCCTTTAAAGCGGCCGTGGCTTGTCTGAGCAACTTGCCTCTGGCCTtggtgctgggaaagggaaaaggtgATCTGGGTCACTCCAGCACACAGCAGAAAGCAAGCCATGCTTTTTTGCTCTGAGGTgagcttctcaaccttcctaacacagagaccctttaatacagttcctcatgctgtggtgaccccaaccctaACATTAtatccattgctacttcataactgtcattttgctgttATGAGTCGtggtgtaaatatctgtgttttctgatggtcttaggtgacccctgtgaaaggggcatttaacactcccccccccacacacacacacagggtcatGCCCACGggctgagaaacactgctctgagGCACAGTGCCCATGGCAATTGGACACATCTGTCCCCAAGGGCCAAGGAAACAGATGTGATGGCAAAACTAACATGAAACCAGGGAGCTCCTtagttcctgtcccctccccacccttccagGGAGACGTGTGGCTGGCAGGCACGGGCACTACCAGCTTTTGCCACTTAACTTTaaatctcagagaaaaaaaaaaaaaaggaaggctgcTGGAGGGAACGGAACCAGGGAAAACAGATGATTGCATTTCTGGACTTTCAAACAGTTTTCTTCTTACAACCAGAGTTCGTTCGCTAAGCACCCGGGGAAGTGTGGGAAGTTCAGAGTGCAGGTGTGGAACATTAAGGGGCAAGGGGCATCTAATCTGCTGTGAGCCTACCTGACCGCGATCACCTTCACAAAATCCAGAGTCCACGATGACTCGGCCAGTGGTCTGGCCGCTGATGACCAAGGAAGGGACTGTTGTTTTCATGCAGACTCTTACCTTTGACACTCTGGGTCATTTGTGACATAGAGTTAGCTTCTTTTGACATCGCAGAAAGAGGATGCCCTAGCTGGCTTTAAAATCAGTATGGGTTGGCTTTTTACTCCTGGAACAAATCCCGAAGATGATGAACTTATATCGGGGACCGCTTTACCGTGACACTCTGTTCAGAGGTCCCAATCTGTTGACCGACCAGCCCTGTGGTCCCAAGCCAGGGATATCAAATCACAATGGAGTGTATGGCCCAGCAAAGCCATTCACTTGAGTTAAAAGAGGAAGAGAACGAGCCAGGGCCCCACAGGCCTCTTGAAGAGCGTGTTCATAATGACCCAACACCCAAGAGTGAGGCCCACCTCTTGGACTCCCCCACgcccccacagtgctggggagcGAGCCTTTAACACACAGGCCTTTTGGGGAAATCACCAAAGCCTACCATAACTACAGGATTATTTGATAAAGTGTAGGATCTGTAAACCACTGAGTACCCAGGATATAAAACAGGGACAAAATAATACAGACAAAACCCACTGCCCTGGTGACCAACAGCCACTCGAATTCCCCTGTGAATCCTTCCACCTGGAATGAGCACACAGAATTGCTTGTTGGGGTAAGAACTGTAGCTTTGTTCTACATCCATACCTAACACAACCCCAAACTACCGTCCCAAACAGATGCTGAGGGAGACGAGAGGTGAGAAATAGCATATATTTTTTAGACTCTCTTCTGTCTTAAAGAGATTTAAATGAGGAGAGTAATACACGGGTTGAGGTACCTCTAATGAGTATGACAAAGATGCATTGACCTATAAAAAGTCATTTAATGTATACTCCAGATGGCCAACACAAGCTGGTTAGACCATTAGCCCTTGAAGAGTTCTTTTCTTGTCATATAAAAATGTTCTGcctcgttaaaaaaaaaaaaaaatttagtttaacaaaaaacaaatccaTCAATGAATGGGCTtcgattttttttccatttgcatgTTTGCAAGGTaactaaaaatacatacatacgcaTCTCCGAGTGGTCCACTAGCTAATCAGCTTTGGCAATACACTGCACAGAGGTATGCTACCACTGGTTTCAGATATTAGGTTCGCTTTAAGCTTACTGGCTATTCCGACGACTGGAGGCAGCTTGGAGCCCAGTCCCTGGAAAGCGGTTGTAGGATTAACTACCCGTTTCCCCGACACATTGTCCATGGTGAGAGGTCTGGGTGCAGATTTGCTAATCCAAGGATGTCTCAATGCTTGGGCTGGGGTGAGGCGGGCAGAGGGGTCCCACTGAAGGCATCTTTTCAGGAACTCTATGAACAAGTAATCCTCGCACCCTTTCAGGGCGGTTGCCCAGTCTTTGCTGCCTGGGGGGCCTCGCTTCTTGCCCCTGCGTGAGCGACCCCCCAGAAGCACAACCCTCCCATCTGCCTGAGTAGTCATGGAGCAGTATCGAGGCAAGCCCTTGGAGTTAATAAAGTACTTGGCACGTTTGGATTGCTCCAAAAGTTTTGGTGGCGGCATCCCTAGCAACTCCATCATGCAGGCCAACTGGTCTCCTTCATCCTCTCCAGGGAATAAAGGCTGTCCCGTCAAAAGTTCTGCAAGGATGCAGCCGAAACTCCAGATGTCAATCGGTGTGCTATAGCGGCATCCCAAGATGATTTCCGGGGCCCTGTAGAAGCGAGACTGGATGTACGTGTAAAGCTTCTGGTACTCGAAGCAGCTGGACCCAAAGTCAATGACCTTGGTCGCGCTGCGCCCGTGATGTTTCAGGAGAATGTTTTCTGGCTTTAGGTCACAGTGAATGATCTTATTTTTGTGAAGCGCATCCAAGGACTGCAGGATGGACTGGGCGAACTTGCGAACCAACTGGACGCTGAAACCCtgaaacttgttttttttaatgagctcATACAGGTCTATGCTTAGCAACTCAAAGGCCATGCACACGTGGTTCCGGAAGGTGAAGCTTTCGAGCATGTGGATAACATTCATGCTACCAGTTTTATCCTGCTTTTTAAGGTGCTCCAAAATCCGGATCTCCTCGGCTGCCTGTCGATGAAAACGTTTCTCATTACGCACCATTTTCAGGGCCACGTACTGTCGAAGTTTGTGATCATAGACACGGGCTACCTGTCCAAAACTCCCCTTGCCAATAATTTTCAACACCTCATAGCGGTAAGCTAGATGGTCTCGGGGCACATGGATATAGGCTCCATCTGCATCGTCATATCCCGCATTATTGGGACCACCAATAACTCCTTGTCGTTTTTTGGCATTTGGACCCACAAAGTAGATTTCTGGGTAACTCATGATCTCCAGCTTCTCATAAGCAGTGAGGTGGTGTTTATACTGCTTCAGAGCTTGCTCAGGACTCAGCGGCAGCACTTTAGAAGGCTTGGAGGAACTGCTGGATTTCACCGTGTTCAGGCTTTCGGAACTCTTCCcctggggaacaggaggagaggactTCTCAGAGTTGGTGATGCCATTGGACTGAAGAATTGTGGATCTTCTGTTGCCAAATTCTTGAAACAGCTGTTCTACCTTCATCTCACCTCCATTCACCAAGTGCTGGGTGTGATCTCTCGTCAACGGCTCAGTGGTACTCTACAAAAGTGAAATGTGCATACTGTTAACGGCACTAGAAACACAGAAAGGCAAAAGGGCCTTCTCTCTAACTAAACAACATCGGAACAGGTCagtcacttttattttaaagttaaaagacCCAAACaggggcttggggatttagctcagtggtagagagcttgcctagcaagcgcaaggccctgggttcgatcctcagctccagaaaagaaaaaaaagaaaaaagaaaaagaaaaaagaaaaaaaagacccaaacaggggactggagagatggctcagggcttttcaagagtgaggacctgagtttggacacCTATGTAAAAAGTTGCCCGTGGACCTgaaaccccagtgctgtggggacAGAGATGGACACCCAGTCTAGTTCCAGcatccagtgagagaccctgtctcaaaggaatatgGTGGAGACTTGTCAGAGCAGGACAGATGAcattcttctctgtgtctctgaaagtgtgtgcacacaggctcATGCACTCAgaggtatgcacacacatatttgcacacaccacactcactcacatccatacacacacacacacacacacacacacacacaggggtggggggtgtgggggggaaacGGGCGTACAAAGCcccaaataagaaataagaaagcaaCAACAGTCTCTAGAGATGTATTTCATCGATCCTTGGATTTTCTGaatacccccaccccagctcctacATGTGGCCAGCTTTGTTCAAGACAGAGTGACTTCAACATGCTACCTCCCTTCCCTTAGGTCTCTGAACTGAGACTCCTTTACTCTCCCCATCCATTCATATCCTATATGCCTTCAAGACCCAACTTCAGTCTTCTCTCTGTAATGCCATACTAATCAGTCACATACTTTTATTATAGGTATTATTTCTTGGTGAGAAGGAGGGTATAGACTtcaacacatgtgtggaggtcagagaacaactatCAGAAACCAGTTCTCCTTTTACCATGGGACTCTTGGGGGTTGGACTCAGGATTGGCGATaagagcctttacccacagagccagcttacttttagaaatgaaaaaccaGGAGtggccgggtggcggcggcggcggcggtggcggcacacaccttttaaccccagcacgtggggggcagaggcaagtggatctctgtgagttcgaggccagcctaggctacagagtgaggtccaggaaaggcgcaaagctacacagagaaaccctgtctcgaaaaaccaaaaaccaaaaaaaaaaaaaaagaaagaaagaaagaaagaaagacagaccaaGAGTgagctccctctctccttccttccatccacccAATACTCGACAGAATGTCTACTGTTTACCACTTGGCACCCATACTAAAAAAACACAAGTACTCTTAAGAAGTTTAATCTACCTATAAGGCTGAGCTGGGCAAAGAATAATggtttggatatatatatatatatatatatatatatatatatatatatatatatatatattcaatatctGCATGCAACTTGGTTAATTTTTCATAACTCATTCCCTACCTAATTTTAATACATTGAAATATTTACTGCTAACATCTTTGGAACACACTGTAAATCTATACAAAATCAAAAGGTCTGTGCCGGGCCCGGCTGAACCACTTAAAGCTCTAGGACCTGGGACCATTACTTGAACCTGTTATAACTTCTGTTTCTTGGTCTATACAACGCGGATAATACCTACATACGTAGCAATTTTGAGGAAATCAAACTATAATCAAAACACGAAAGACTCTGACAAACTGTAAAACATTCAAAACACTGGCTACCACTATGTAAAATTTCTCGGTATGTGACGGCTCAAgcccccatcctctctctccctttctccctgctgattttctcttcttcctgtggtGGCTTCTGCTCCACATCACAAGGCTCCCTCTACTGAACATCTAGCTAACTATCTGCCCAAAGAAGAGCCCAGCAATGAGTTTTTGCATGGAGACACCTAGCTCTCTTCCTCCCTGGCATAAAGCCTGCCTTCTGCTTGCTATTCAGTGTCTTCTGTTGTCTTTCCAGGGGTATTCAGACTTTAACATAAACCACTGCCTTAATGCAAAGGGGTGCCTCTCTAGGAGTCACCATCAGCAAGCTGGTGGGACAAGTATCTGTGACCCTGGATCTGCCCCTGGGAAATCCTCTGCCTAATGAAAGACTCTGAAGGTCTTCACTTCTGTGTGTGATAAGGAGCTGGGTCTCAGGCACAGTACATTACTAAGGACAAGTATTTAATAGAGGTCCAATTCCCATAGAATTATTTTAACAAAACTAAGAGCGCCAC
This genomic interval carries:
- the Dyrk3 gene encoding dual specificity tyrosine-phosphorylation-regulated kinase 3, with the translated sequence MGGAARGRGRKDAALPGAGLPPQQRRLGDGVYDTFMMIDETKCPPCSNTLCNPSEAPLSRRLNSTTEPLTRDHTQHLVNGGEMKVEQLFQEFGNRRSTILQSNGITNSEKSSPPVPQGKSSESLNTVKSSSSSKPSKVLPLSPEQALKQYKHHLTAYEKLEIMSYPEIYFVGPNAKKRQGVIGGPNNAGYDDADGAYIHVPRDHLAYRYEVLKIIGKGSFGQVARVYDHKLRQYVALKMVRNEKRFHRQAAEEIRILEHLKKQDKTGSMNVIHMLESFTFRNHVCMAFELLSIDLYELIKKNKFQGFSVQLVRKFAQSILQSLDALHKNKIIHCDLKPENILLKHHGRSATKVIDFGSSCFEYQKLYTYIQSRFYRAPEIILGCRYSTPIDIWSFGCILAELLTGQPLFPGEDEGDQLACMMELLGMPPPKLLEQSKRAKYFINSKGLPRYCSMTTQADGRVVLLGGRSRRGKKRGPPGSKDWATALKGCEDYLFIEFLKRCLQWDPSARLTPAQALRHPWISKSAPRPLTMDNVSGKRVVNPTTAFQGLGSKLPPVVGIASKLKANLISETSGSIPLCSVLPKLIS